A stretch of Gemmobacter fulvus DNA encodes these proteins:
- a CDS encoding DMT family transporter encodes MPQTDTKRGILLMLTAIAIFTTMDALAKTLVAIYPTLQVVWARYTGQSVIVALVFLPRLGSLLRTRYPGLQTLRSLFQFGATAFFFFSLGHIGLAEATAITDINPVLITLGAAVFLGEKLGPRRIFGVLAALAGALIIIRPGAGVFQPAALLPLCCAICYAGYAIFTRRVGHDEHPSTSLLYSALFGTLVTSVLLPFSWQPIATAHIAGFVAIGALGALAQFFLIRAFTVAEASAIAPFGYVGIVFATGWGILLFDEWPDAYTLLGALVIAGAGVYVWQRETRANRAR; translated from the coding sequence ATGCCCCAGACAGATACGAAACGCGGCATCCTGTTGATGCTGACGGCGATTGCCATCTTCACCACGATGGATGCGCTGGCCAAAACCCTTGTGGCCATCTACCCGACGCTGCAAGTGGTCTGGGCGCGCTATACAGGGCAGAGCGTGATCGTGGCGCTGGTGTTCCTGCCCCGGCTGGGCAGCCTGCTGCGCACCCGCTATCCGGGGCTGCAAACGCTGCGCTCGCTGTTCCAGTTCGGAGCCACCGCGTTTTTCTTCTTCAGCCTTGGCCATATCGGTCTGGCCGAGGCCACCGCGATCACCGACATCAACCCTGTGCTGATCACCCTGGGGGCTGCGGTGTTTCTGGGCGAAAAGCTGGGGCCCCGACGCATCTTCGGCGTGCTGGCAGCCCTCGCCGGGGCGCTGATCATCATCCGGCCCGGTGCGGGCGTGTTTCAGCCCGCCGCCCTGCTGCCGCTGTGCTGCGCCATCTGTTATGCGGGCTATGCCATCTTCACCCGCCGCGTCGGCCATGATGAACATCCCTCGACCTCGCTGCTCTATTCGGCGCTGTTCGGCACGCTTGTCACCTCGGTCCTGCTGCCGTTCAGCTGGCAACCGATCGCCACGGCGCATATCGCGGGGTTTGTTGCCATCGGCGCCTTGGGGGCCTTGGCGCAGTTCTTCCTGATCCGCGCCTTTACCGTGGCCGAGGCCTCGGCCATCGCACCTTTCGGCTATGTCGGCATCGTGTTTGCGACCGGCTGGGGCATCCTGCTGTTTGACGAATGGCCCGACGCCTACACCCTGCTCGGTGCCCTTGTGATCGCGGGGGCCGGTGTCTATGTCTGGCAACGCGAAACGCGGGCCAACCGCGCCAGATGA
- a CDS encoding lysophospholipid acyltransferase family protein, with product MATSPDHLPASPAHWLQNLVLRGLIGGLLLLPYRWRVPLCGWIFARVIAPLAGYNRRIRDNLALIFPEMPAAEVRRMVRAVPDNVGRTIIELYSGAAFTARAKAAPIHGPGLAALEQARATGRPVLLVTGHFGNYDASRAALIARGFAVGGLYRPMTNRYFNAHYVAAISGIGEPLFARGRQGMAGMIRFLRGGGMLGIVQDQHMKHAPKLRFFGHPAKTALSAAELALKYDALLVPTYAIRQENGLDFDILVDAPIPHSTAEAMTQALNDHLEAHVRQHLDQWFWIHKRWKD from the coding sequence ATGGCCACTTCCCCAGACCATCTGCCGGCCAGTCCGGCGCATTGGCTGCAAAACCTCGTTCTGCGCGGGCTGATCGGCGGGCTGCTGCTGCTGCCCTATCGCTGGCGTGTGCCGCTCTGTGGCTGGATCTTTGCGCGGGTCATCGCCCCTCTGGCAGGTTACAACCGCCGCATCCGCGACAATCTGGCGCTGATCTTCCCCGAGATGCCCGCCGCCGAGGTGCGGCGCATGGTGCGCGCTGTGCCCGACAATGTGGGCCGCACCATCATCGAACTGTATTCCGGCGCGGCCTTCACCGCCCGCGCCAAGGCGGCACCGATCCACGGCCCCGGTCTGGCCGCGCTGGAACAGGCCCGCGCGACAGGCCGCCCGGTGCTGCTGGTGACCGGCCATTTCGGCAATTACGATGCCAGCCGCGCGGCGCTGATTGCGCGGGGCTTTGCGGTGGGCGGCCTCTATCGCCCGATGACCAACCGCTATTTCAATGCCCATTACGTTGCCGCGATTTCAGGCATCGGCGAGCCGCTGTTTGCGCGCGGTCGGCAGGGCATGGCGGGCATGATCCGCTTTCTGCGCGGTGGCGGCATGTTGGGCATCGTGCAGGATCAGCATATGAAACACGCGCCCAAGCTGCGCTTTTTCGGCCATCCTGCCAAGACCGCGCTGTCGGCTGCGGAACTCGCGCTGAAATATGACGCGCTGCTGGTTCCCACATATGCGATCCGGCAAGAGAACGGGCTGGATTTCGACATTCTGGTCGATGCACCGATCCCGCACAGCACCGCCGAGGCGATGACGCAAGCGCTGAACGACCATCTGGAGGCGCATGTGCGCCAGCATCTCGATCAGTGGTTCTGGATCCACAAACGCTGGAAAGACTAG